In Glycine max cultivar Williams 82 chromosome 4, Glycine_max_v4.0, whole genome shotgun sequence, the genomic stretch TGTGATAACAAAATTGCACTCCATCATATTGAACCTCTTCAGAATGTCTTCTGCATACttcttttgatgcatgaaaatccCTTTACTGGTAGAAACAAATTCAATACCCAGGAAGTATGATAGTTCACCAAGATAAGACATCTCAAATTCTTCCATTATTCTTCCTTTGAACACTCTTATATCTTCTTTACTACTGCCAGTCACTAGCTAATAATCTACATAGAGACATATTATCAAAAACTCACCAAAATCTGTGTTTCTAACATAAACTCCATGCTCAGTAGTGCACTTGGTGAAATTCTGCTGGACTAGGAAGCTATCAATTTTCATATTCCAGGCTCTAGGAGCCTGCTTGAGGCCATATAGTGCCTTATTCAACTTGTAGACTTTATCCTCTTGTCCTGCCACTACATAACCAGGTGGTTGAGTTATGTAGACTTCTTCTTCAAGTGGCCCATTCAAAAATGCTGACTTCTGATATAGAGACCAGTTTCTGTTGCTAGCAGTTGCCACAATGAGCCTAACAGTTTCAAGTCTTGCAACTGGAGCGAGAACCTCATTGTAATCCAAGCCATGTTTTTGCAGAAATCCCTTTGCTACTGATCTTGCCTTATACTTGGACACATCTCCATTAGGCTTTACTTTAGTCTTATAGACCCACTTCACATCAATTGACCTTTTTCCTTGAGGTAAGTGGACTAACTCCCAAGTCTGATTCTTCTCAATTGATCTCAATTCTTCTTCCATAGCTGCTCTCCAATTTGAACTTTGTGAGGCTTCATCATGACTTATTGGTTCTGATTCAGCAAGTAGAGCAAAGTGCACAAAATCCCCTTCTGCAGTGATTCTTGTATCAGGATACAATTCATACTCTCTGAGTGTTTGTGGTACTTGTCTCTCTCTTTGTGACCTTCTGAGTTGCTCTCCACATGATGGCACATCCTCTTCACTTTGTTTGTCTTCAAGGTTCACAATCACCTTTCTTTCACCATTGTCAACAACATTTATTTCCCAATTCCAGCCCTTAGTTTCATCTATCAAGACATCTCTGCTAATCACAACCTTCCTCATTCTAGGATCATACAACTTGTAGGCACCAGTTGGATGATATCCAATGAGTATCATTGGTTCAGCCTTGTCATCAAGTTTCTTTCTGTTCTGCTCAGGCACATGCTTATAACATAGTGAAACAAATATTCTGAAATGACTCACACTAGGTTTCTTTTCTAACCATGCTTCTTTTCTGACCATTCCCTTCCCTTTCATCATGCTCCTGGCCATGTTCAGAATGGTTCTGTTTCTTCTCTCAGCAACACCATTATGCTGAGGTGTATAGAGAGATGTCACTTCATGAATTATACCCTCTTCATCACAAAATACTTGAAATTCATGTGAGTTATACTCACCACCTCCATCTGTTCTAAGCACTTTGATTACTTTATCACTTTGCTTTTCACTCAACAGCTTAAActtcttaaaaatgttaaacactTCACTTTTCTGCTTAATGAGATAGATCCACATTTTTCTAGTAAATTCATCAACGAATGACACAAAGTAACTGTTACCTCCTAGGGATTTCACTTCAAAAGGACCACACACATCAGAATAGATCACTTCAAGCTTTCTTTTGGATTTGATTGGAATTTCTAACTTGAAAGAATTCCTTGGTTGCTTTGAGACACAACACTCAACACACAATTGTTTTGGTATCTCAATTTGGGGAAGACCATGAAccattttcttacttttcaaTTCACTTAAACTCCTGAAATTTAGATGACCAAACCTATGATGTCACATCCAGCTTTCATCACTTATAGAAGCAGCCAAGCATTGAAATTCTGCAATCTAAATTCCAATCTTGAATGTTCTGTTTCTTGACAAAGGGGCCTTTAGAATCAACCTCCTATTGCTATCAAATATCTTCATTTGACTGTCCTCCATCTGCATTGAGTAGTCCTTTTCTAGCAACTGTCCCAAACTCAGCAAATTATTCTTCATATTGGGAACATATAGCACATCATTGATAAATGAGTGTTGTCCATCCTTCCTCTGAATCATCACATTTCCAATGCCTTCTACCGTTACAGAGTTGTTATCTGCAAACTTGATCTTGCTCTTCACCTTATCGTCAATGTTTACAAACCACTCTCTATGTCCAGTCATGTGATTGGAACAACCTATGTCAAGATACCACAAATTAACATTGTCTTCTTCTGAGTTTGTTGTTGCCATTAGTAACACTTTATTAGAGTCATAATCTTCATCTTGTGTCAATTGAGCCTCATTTGCATTTCTTGGAACCCTTTTATTTTTGCATTCATTTGCAAAATGTCCCCATTTCTAATAGTTATAACACTGAATCcctttcttgttgaatttcttcttGCCCACTTTGTGATTCCCTCCACCTTTCTTGTCAGTTTCTTCATTCTGGTTATGATTTACAGAACTGCTGGAGCCCTCACTTGACCCCTTCCACTTATTGTTCTTCCACTTTCCCTTCTTATTCTTGCCACCATCATAGTTGTTCCCTTTGGTTGTTTGGGCTTGCATAGCTTGCTCAACTGATCTTTgtgattttctttcatttaaccTATCTCTTGAGCTTCAAGTATTCCTTGCAGTTcttcaattttcatttcttcAAGATTATGGCCTTGCTCAATTTCCACCATTATATGACCGAATCTTGGTGTCAAGGTTCTTAATACCTTGTCAATGATCCCCCAGTCTGATTGCTTGTCACCATAAGcattcatttgatttgtaattgcCAAGATTCGTGAAAAGAACTCACCAATGCTTTCTTGATCACTCATTTGTAGAAGTTCATACTGCCTTCTCAAGGTCTGCAACttcaccttcttgagtttgctatcCCCTGCATAGAATTTCTCTAGAGTATCCCATGCCTTCTTTGCAGTATCAGCAAatctaattttctgaaaattgtcTGCATCTACACACTGATGAATAATTAACAATGCCTTTGCATCTCTTTTCATTAAATCTCGGTGAGCCACCTTCTTTGCATCAGTTGGGTTCTTGTCAGGTTCTTGAACCCTTTCTTGCACCACTTTTGTCACATCT encodes the following:
- the LOC102666934 gene encoding uncharacterized protein; the encoded protein is MTSSNGNFPASMPVLIGKNYDDWCAQMKVIFRFQDVTKVVQERVQEPDKNPTDAKKVAHRDLMKRDAKALLIIHQCVDADNFQKIRFADTAKKAWDTLEKFYAGDSKLKKVKLQTLRRQYELLQMSDQESIGEFFSRILAITNQMNAYGDKQSDWGIIDKVLRTLTPRFGHIMVEIEQGHNLEEMKIEELQGILEAQEIG
- the LOC102666802 gene encoding uncharacterized protein, with the translated sequence MATTNSEEDNVNLWYLDIGCSNHMTGHREWFVNIDDKVKSKIKFADNNSVTVEGIGNVMIQRKDGQHSFINDVLYVPNMKNNLLSLGQLLEKDYSMQMEDSQMKIFDSNRRLILKAPLSRNRTFKIGI